One window of the Doryrhamphus excisus isolate RoL2022-K1 chromosome 10, RoL_Dexc_1.0, whole genome shotgun sequence genome contains the following:
- the LOC131137216 gene encoding endothelin-2 isoform X2 has translation MEYKGAKSKENVDWGSAIPPLKTQEAHSSDDVPLPRMRSKRCACSSVLDSECHYFCHLDIIWVNTASKTTIYGLGGTLSRRRRRRSAGRCTCENVDDLTCAGFCHHKGAARRSKTD, from the exons ATGGAGTATAAGGGAGCGAAATCTAAGGAGAATGTCGACTGGG GTTCAGCGATCCCGCCACTGAAGACCCAGGAAGCGCACTCTAGTGATGACGTCCCACTGCCGAGGATGAGGAGCAAACGCTGTGCATGCAGTAGCGTGCTGGACTCTGAGTGTCATTACTTCTGCCACTTGGACATCATCTGGGTCAATACCGCCAG TAAAACCACAATTTATGGCCTCGGTGGTACTTTAtcacgacgacgacgacggagATCCGCAGGCAGGTGTACTTGTGAAAACGTGGATGACCTAACCTGTGCCGGCTTCTGCCATCACAA agGTGCAGCAAGAAGGTCCAAAACTGATTGA
- the LOC131137216 gene encoding endothelin-2 isoform X1 has protein sequence MTTQLDNMWSHVTVLLLITFWASVQDGSAIPPLKTQEAHSSDDVPLPRMRSKRCACSSVLDSECHYFCHLDIIWVNTASKTTIYGLGGTLSRRRRRRSAGRCTCENVDDLTCAGFCHHKGAARRSKTD, from the exons ATGACCACACAACTGGACAACATGTGGTCTCACGTGACTGTTTTACTTCTCATCACGTTTTGGGCATCTGTGCAAGATG GTTCAGCGATCCCGCCACTGAAGACCCAGGAAGCGCACTCTAGTGATGACGTCCCACTGCCGAGGATGAGGAGCAAACGCTGTGCATGCAGTAGCGTGCTGGACTCTGAGTGTCATTACTTCTGCCACTTGGACATCATCTGGGTCAATACCGCCAG TAAAACCACAATTTATGGCCTCGGTGGTACTTTAtcacgacgacgacgacggagATCCGCAGGCAGGTGTACTTGTGAAAACGTGGATGACCTAACCTGTGCCGGCTTCTGCCATCACAA agGTGCAGCAAGAAGGTCCAAAACTGATTGA